The DNA sequence CACGATCTGTATGCGCCGCGACAGCGTCTCGTCCATGCGGAACCTCCCTTTCTGTAGAGGCTGGCAGTAGTCCGTGCCAAGAATCGGACGGACGTCCGATCTATAAATGGGACGATAGAGGGGAGTCCCGGACGCCGTCAAACCGCGTCGGCGGCGGGGGGCAAGGTGACGGTCGGTCGGCGCCGGTAGCCGTCGGTGCTGGTCACGCTCGGCGGTGGTCGAGCCACTCCCTGGAGGGTGTCGCGGAGCGGTACGAGGGCGGCGCCGAGGCTGGCCAGCGGCCTGGGCGTGGGGCCTCGGGAGGGCAGTCAGTCGCGGAGGGTGCCAGGAGGCGGCCCTGAACGGCTCCGCCGACGCTCGTTGGTGACAGCGTCCTCGGGGAGGCCCCTGGGATCCGCCGCGCGTCCCGCGACGAATTCGGCCCGAAGTGCAAAAAATTCCCCGCACGGATGGGAAATCCGAGCGGGGTGCAGGGAGCCGTTACAAGGACGACTTGAAGCGCATATCTGATATTTGTGCTGAATGGCTGATCGAGAGCTTGCCCGTGATCGCGCAGTCGCATATGAAAATGTGGAGCGAATTGCTCGATTTTTATACGGAAGCCGATGCCAGGAGCAACAATGATGACCTTCGACTCGAATCCGACTTCGGCGACGCCCGGGAACCCCTGTGCATCGAGTTAAGGATGCTGCCCTTCGGCTCTACCGTGACCGCTGGTCGGAGCAGATTGTTACTCAGGCCTACGCCTTGGTGAACCAGGTAAGAGCGGACCGTGCGGCGGCACTCGGACCTGGGCGCTTTCGTAGCTGACCGAATGAGTCCCGGGGCCCCCGCATGTGATGCTGCGAGCGCCGAGACCATACGGCAATGGGCGGATGCCCCGAACGTCGAGGGGCCAGCCCGTTCCGGGCGCACCGGACAGAACCGGGTTGACCCGTCGCCGTCACCGTCCCGACCAGCGGGGCTCCCGTTTCTCACGGAAGGCGGCGACACCTTCTCGGATGTCCTCGGTGCCGCAGGCCAGGGCCAGCTGGCCGCGCAGATGGTCCAGCGCCGCGCCGAGTGGGAGGTCGCGCGTGGCGTCCAGGGCGTTCTTCCCCATCCGCATCAGCAGCGGGGAGCGGGAGGCGACGAGCCCCGCCCACCGGTCGACCTCGGCGCCGAAACCCTCAGCGGGCACCACCGCGTTCACGATGTGCAGGCCGGCGGCCTCGGCCGCGGAGATCAGCCGACCGGTCATCATGAGCTCGTTCGCCTTCGCCCGCGGCACGCTGCGGTAGATAAGCGCCGAGATCATGAACGGGAACACGCCCACGTTGATCTCCGGGCAGCCGAACCGCACGCCATCCCGCGCGATGATGAGATCGCAGGCGAGTGCCAGCCCGAACGCGCCGGCGAGCATGTCGCCGTTCGCCGCGCAGATGATCGGTTTGCCCAGTCCGCCGAGCAGGCGGAACAGCCGGGGGAAGCGATCGAGAGCGGTGTACTTCTCGATCAGCGGGGAGTCGTCCGTGAACGCCTTGAGGTTGCCACCACTGGAGAACACCCGGTCATCGGCTGAGGCCAGGATGACCACCCGCACGGCGTCGTCGGCCCGGGCCTGCTCCAGGCGGTCGAGCAGCTGGTCCAGCAGTGCGTCGCCGAGTGCGTTGCGGGTCGCCGGATCATCCAGAGTCACCGTGGCGACGCCGCTGGGATCGACCTGGTAGCGCACCAGGGTGGTGATCGGCGCCTCGCCCATGGTCACCCCTGCGCCGGTGCCGGAGCGGGCTCGATGACGGCGAGCAGCCGGCCGCCTTCCACGACGGCCCCGACGGCGGCCGTCATCTCTCGCACCACGCCCTGATGGGGCGTGGTCACGGTGTGCTCCATCTTCATCGCCTCCAGGACGAGCACGACGTCTCCGGCCGACACGTTGTCGCCCACATCGACGGCGACCCGCACAACCGTGCCTGGCATCGGCGCCACCAGCGAGCCGGGCGCGACAACGGCGCCGGGCTCGCTGAACCGGGGCAGGATCCGTACGACGGTCGTCCCGCCACGTCCGTGGACGTACGCGACCGGGCCGTGCCAGCCGACCTGCAGCAGGGAACGTACGCCCGCGACGGTAATGCTGACGGCGGCGGACCCGTCCGGCCGCGCCTCCACCCGGTGCAGGGCGACCTGGGCCCGCCGGCCATCGATCCACACGTCGAAGCTTTCCGGGCTTTCCGGGCCGGCCGGGCTGTCGGCGTTGTCGGGGCTGCCGGGCTTCGGGGCACGGTGGTGGATGCGGCGGTAGCCGACCTCGATCGTGGAGCCGTCGACCTCCGTCCTGACGACCTGCGGGCTGTTCCCGACGTTGCGCCAGCCGGTGGGCAGCGTCGGCAGCAGCATCCGCTGGGATCGCCTGGCCTCGGCCTCGGCCAGGACGGCCGCTGCCAGGTGGGCCACCAGCCGGTTCTCGTCCGGAACGGGCGCGGCGAGCTTGGCCGGGTCATGCCGGTCGAGGTAGCCGGTGTCGATGTCGCCGGCCTGGAACTGCCCCTCGCGCAGAATCGCCACCAACAGGTCCCGGTTGGTCGCCAGACCGTCGATGCGGCTGCGCGCGAGAGCGCCGGCGAGGCGGCGTGTGGCGATCTCGCGCGTCGGTCCGTGAGCGATCACCTTCGCGAGCATCGGGTCGTAGTACACCTCGACGGTCGATCCGGCGCCGACGCCGCTGTCGACCCGCACACCGGGCAGGTCGGGCACCTCGAACTGGAGGAGCGTCCCGGCCGAGGGAAGGAAGCCCGCCGCCGGGTCCTCGGCGTAGAGCCGGGCCTCGACGGCATGCCCGTCGATCCGGGCACGCCGCAGTTCGTCGGGCAGCGGGGCGCCCTCGGCGACCTGAATCTGGGCGCGCACCAGGTCCAGACCGGTGATCATCTCCGTGACCGGGTGCTCGACCTGCAGCCGGGTGTTCATCTCCAGGAAGAAGAACTGCCCGGACCGGTCCAGGACGAACTCCACCGTGCCGGCACCCACGTAGCCGACGGCGCGCGCAGCCGTCACCGCCGCGTCGCCCAGCCTCGCCCTCAGGGCGTCGTCGACCGCGACGGACGGCGCCTCCTCGAGGATCTTCTGGTAGCGCCGCTGCACGGAGCACTCCCGCTCGAACAGGTGCACAACCTCGCCGTGCGCGTCGGCGAAGACCTGGACCTCTATGTGGCGGGGCCGTTCGACATAGCGTTCCAGGAACACGGTGCCGTCACCGAAGGCCGATTCGGCCTCCCGGTACGCGCTCGTGACGGCGCCGGCCAGCTCCTCCGGCCCGGTGACGATGCGCATGCCGCGCCCGCCGCCGCCGTAGACGGCCTTGACCAGCAGCGGGTAGGCGAGATCGGCGGTGGCTGCGCGCAGCCGGGCCTCGTCGGCACGCAGCTCGGCGTCCACCAGCAGGCCGGGCAGCACCGGCACCCCGGCCGCCGCCATGATCTTTTTGGCGGTGGCCTTGGACCCCATGGCCTCGACGGCTTCCGCCGGCGGCCCCACGAAGATCACTCCGGCCTGGCTGCACGCCCGCGCGAACGCGGCGTTCTCCGACAGGAACCCGTAGCCGGGATGCACCGCGTCCGCGCCGGTGCGCTGTGCGGCGGCGAGCACCAGGTCCGCTCGAAGGTAGGTCTCGGCCGGAGTCGCCCCGGGCAGGCGTACCGCCTCGTCGGCCTCGGCCACGAAGGGGGCGTCGGCATCCGGGTCGGAGAACACCGCGACCGTCGCGACGTCCATCTCGCGGGCGGTGCGGAATACCCGGGAAGCAATCTCTCCCCGGTTCGCCACCAGCAGTTTCCTGATCGTTGTCATCGGGGGCTCACATCCGGAAGACGCCGTAGCCGCGGCGTCCCTCGACAGGCGCGCAGTGCGCGGCGGACAGCGCGATGGCAAGCACAGTGCGGGTGTCGCGGGGGTCGAGCACACCGTCGTCGTAGACGCGCCCGCTCATGGCGAAGGCGTGAGACTCGGCCTCGATCTGCCGCTCGATGGCCTGCCGGCGAGTGGCGTCGGCGGCTTCGTCGAACGGACGGCCGGCGGCCTCGGCCCCGGCCCGCCCCACGATCGACAGCACGCCCGCGAGCTGCGCCGCGCCCATGACCGCGCACCGCGCGCCGACCCAGGAGAACATGAACCTCGGGTCATAGGCGCGCCCGGACATCCCGTAGTTTCCGGCGCCGAACGAGGCCGCCATGTTGATCGTCAGATGCGGCACGGTGCTGTTCGTCACGGCGTTGATCATCTTGGCGCCGTCCTTGATGATGCCGCCCTGCTCGAACGCGGTGCCGACCATGTAGCCGGTGGTGTTCTGCAGGAACAGCAGCGGAGTGTCCACCTGGTTCGCGAGCTGGATGAACTCGGCGGCCTTGCGCGCCTCCTCGCTGAACAGCACGCCGTTGGCGTTCGCCAGCACCCCCACCGGGAAGCCGTGCACCGCCGCCCAGCCGGTCACCAGGCTGGTGCCGTAGTCGGGTTTGTACTCGCCGAACCGGGACCCGTCGACGACGCGGGCCAGCACCTCGCGGGGATCGAACGGAATCCGGAAGTCCGCCGGGGCGATGCCGAGCAGCTCGTCGGGGTCGTAGCGAGGCGGCTCGACGGGCAGGCTCGGGCCGGGCCCCAGCTTGCGCCAGTTCAGCTCGGAGACGATGCGCCGGCCGATGCGGATGGCGTCCGGCTCGTCGAGGGCGAAATGGTCGGCCAGGCCGGAGACCCGTGCGTGCATGGCGGCCCCACCGAGCTGCTCGCCGTCAGCGTCCTCGCCGGTCGCCATCTTCACCAGCGGCGGGCCGCCGAGGAACACCTTCGCCTGACCGTCGACCAGCACCGCGTAGTCGCACATGCCCGGGACGTAGGCACCGCCGGCGGTGGCGTTGCCGAACACCAGCGCGATGGTCGGAACACCCATGGCGGACAGCTCGGACAGATCGTGGAAGATCTTCCCGGCCTGCACGAACAGATCGGCCTGGTTGGGGAGGTCCGCGCCACCTGACTCGACCAGGTTGACGACCGGCAGCCGGTTGCGCCGGGCGATCTCCAGCGCCCGCAGCGTCTTGCGCAGCGAGAACGGGTTCATCGTCCCGCCGCGCACGGTCGGGTCGTGCGCGATGATCACCACTTCGACCCCGGCCACCTGACCGATGCCGGTGACCACGCTCCCGCCCACCGTGAACTCGCTGCCCCAGCCGGCCAGCGACGACAGTTCGAGGAAGGGGGAGTCCTGGTCGACCAAAAGCTCGATGCGCTCCCGCACCAGCAGCCGGCCTCGGGCATGGTGACGCTCCCGGTAGCGGGGGCCGCCGCCGTCGATCGCGGCCGAGAGCTGGGCGTCGAGCTCGGCCAGGTTCGCCAGCTGGGCGCGCCGATTCACGCGGTACTGCTCGCCGCCGATGTCCAGGCGCGAGGTCAGGACCGTGCCCTCCCGCACGCGCGCGTGCCCGGTGTACCCGGCCGCCGACGTCGTCGTCCTCATCAGTACGACCGGGGGAGGCCGAGGCTGTGCTGGGCCACGTAGTTGAGGATCATCTCCCGGCTCACCGGCGCGATCCGCAGCAGCCGGGCCAGCCCCCACAGCGGTACGAGGCCGAACTCGGTGGCCATGCCATTGCCGCCGTGCGTCTGGATGGCCTGGTTGACCGCGCCGACAGCCGCCTCGGCGGCGGCGTACTTCGCCATGTTGGACGCCTCGGCGGCCGAGATCCCGTTGTCGTGCTGCCAGGCGGCCTTCCGGGTCATCAGCCCTGCCAGCGCGACTTCGATGCGCGCGACCGCGAGCGGATGTGACACCCCCTGGTGCGTGCCGATCGGGGTGTCCCACACCCGCCGTGAGGTCGCGTACTCCGCCGCCCGGCGCAGCGCGTTGCGCCCGATGCCCACACACAGGGCGGCACCGGTGATGCGCTCCGGGTTGAGCCCGTGGAAGACCTGGCGGAAGCCGTCACCCTCCTCGCCGACCAACGCGTCGGCGGGCACCCGCACGCCGTCGAAGAAGAGGGTGAACTGCTTCTCCGGCAGCCCGGCGGACACCGGCAGCGGATGCGCGACGAGTCCGGGGGCGTCGGTGGGCACCAGGAACAGCGACAACCGGGTCCGGTCGCCGCCGCCGGCGTCCCCTGGTCCGCCCGTCCGCTCCTGGCCGCCGGGGGCCCCCTGTTGGTCGGTGCGGGCCACGACGAGGACGGCGGCGGCCTCGTCGAAGCCGGAGATGTAGTACTTCTGCCCGTCGAGGACCCAGTCGGAGCCGTCGCGCACGGCGCGGGTGGCCAGGCGGTGGGTGTTCGAACCGGCGTCCGGTTCCGTGATGGCGAACACGATCTTGTGGCTGCCGTCGGCGAGGCCCGGCAGCCACCGGCGACGCTGGTCGTCGTCACCGAACCGGGAGATGACTTCGCCGGAGATCGCGGCCGACACGAGCAGCAGCAGTAGCGGGCAGCCGGCCGCCGCCGCCTCCTCGCACACCGCGGCGAGCTCGACGATCCCCCCGCCTCCGCCGCCGTACTCCTCCGGCAGGTTGACGCCGAGGAATCCGGACTCCGCGAGGGCCGCCCAGGCCTCGTCGGTGGGCACGCCGGCCGTCGCCCGCTGCGTGTAATACGTGCCGCCGTACGGCGTCATGATGGCCGCCACCGCCTCGCGCAGCGCGCTCAGCTCGGTGCTCTCGCCGAAATCCATGTCGTCTCCAGTGACCCTGTTTTTGCGCGCTCGTCGGGGTGATGTCAGGGGGCGCCGGTCGGCGGGGTCCCGAGCACGAGGGCGAACGCGGCACGGTTCTCCAGCCCGCCGGAGCGGTCGAGGGAGATGAACTTCGCCTCGGTGTACGCGTCGAGGGCGTTCGGGCCGCCCTCACGACCGAGCCCGCTCTGCTTGAAGCCGCCGAACGGGTACGCGGGGTTGATCACATGCCAGTCGTTGACGTAGACCATCCCGGCCTCGAGCTGGCGGGAGACGTCGAGCGCGCGTTCCTCGTCCCGGCCCCAGACGCCCGCCGAAAGCCCGTAGTCGGTGTCGTTTGCGATCGCCACGGCCTGGGCCACCGAGTCATACGGCAGCACGGTCAGCACTGGGCCGAAGACCTCCTCCCGCACGATTCGGGACTGGTTGGAGACACCGGTGACCACGGTCGGCTCGACCCAGTAGCCGTCGGCGAACCCGGGGCCGCTCGGCACGCCGCCACCGAACGCGATCGTCGCCCCGTCCGCGAGCGCCGACTCCAGGTAGCCCAGGATGCGGTCGCGTTGCCGCGCGCTGATGACCGGGCCGACATCGGTGGCCGGATCGAGCGGGTCGCCGAGGCTCAGCGTGGCCGCCCGCGCCACCAGCCGTCGCACGATCTCGTCGTGCAGTTCGCTCGGCACCAGCAGCCGGGTTCCGGCCTCGCAGGCCTGCCCGTTGTTGGCGAGCGCGGCGAACAGCGCGCCATCGACCGCGAGGTCGAGGTCGGCGTCATCCAGGATGATGTTGGGGCCCTTGCCGCCGAGCTCGAGTGTCACCCGCTTCACGGTGTCCGCGGAGGCGGCCAGGATGGATTTGCCGACCTCGGTCGACCCGGTGAAGGCCACCTTGCGCACGTCCGGATGCCGGCACAGGTGTGCGCCGACCGGGTCACCGTCGCCGGTGACCACGTTGAGCACCCCCGGTGGCAGCCCGGCCGCCTCGCACTCGCGTGCCAGTTCGAGCGCGATCAGCGGGGCGTGCTCGTCCGGCTTGAGCACCACCGTGTTGCCCGCGGCGAGCGCCGGGGCGACCTTCCAGACGATGACCAGCAGTGGGATGTTCCACGGCACGATCGCGCCGACCACGCCGAGCGGCTCGCGGCGCAGCACTCCTTCGGCCGGGATCGGGCCGATCGCGGGGCCGGGCCGCTCGAACGGGTAGGTCTTCGCCAGGTCTGCGAGGTAGCGAAGCTGGCCGATCGACAAGCCTAGATGCAGCGCGCCGGTGACGCGGATGGTCGCGCCGTTCTCCCGGGTCTGCAGCGCCGCCAGCTCGGGCAGGCGCGCCTCGATGCGGTCGGCGACCGCGTGCAGCAGGGCTGCCCTTTTCTCCGGTGGCGTGCGGCGCCAGTCGCCGGCCTCGTGCGCGGCCTTCGCGGCGGCCACGGCGCGGTCGACGTCGTCGGTGCTCCCCTTCGCGACGGTGGCCACTAAGTCGCCGGTCGCCGGATTGCGGATCTCGAGCCGTTGCGCTGAGTCGACCCATTCTCCGTCGACGTAGAAACGGTAGTGCGGTGTGGACATGACATCCCCTTCCCTGGTGCTCCCAGGTCTTGTCTGGAACGGGCGGGTCGCGCTCGGCGGCATGGGCGGCCGATCAGTCGACCGCGTGCAGTCGTCGGTAGCGGCTGCGGTAGTAGAGCAGAGGATCCCGTTCGTCCCGCGCCCGCAGGAACTCGACGCGACAGGTGACGATGTGGTGGTCGCCGCCGTCGTAGACCTCGGCGACCGTGGCGCCCAGGTGTGCGGCGACCCCGTGCAGGGCCGGCGCGCTGTTGGGCAGTGGGGACCATGCGACGCCGGCGAACTTGTCGGTGCCGCTTCGCGCGAAGCCGTTGCTGATCGCGTCCTGCCCCTCGCTCAGGATGTTGATGCAGATCGCCTCGGCCGCGGCCACCACCGGCCACGACGTGGACGTCTTCGACGGGCAGAACAGCACCATGGGCGGATCGAGGGACAGCGACGTGAACGACTGACAGGTCAGGCCCACCGGCTGCCCGTCCACCTGGGCCGTGACGACGACGACTCCGCTCGCGAAACGCGACACGACATCACGGAAGCGAGCCTCGTCAACGGGCTGGCGAGAATCTGTCGTCATGATCATCTTCCGCTTCTGCTCTCTTCTTTGATCAGTCGTCGGCGGGTCAGGCCGGATCCGTCCGGCCTGTGCCGCGGGATTGGCCCGATCAGCCGGATGTTCCTGGCGGCTGATCGATCGCCGTCTCGCACGCGCAGACCCGGCGGCTACAGCTGGACGCTGATGCCGAAATGGCCACATCGGGTCATCGGGCGTCGTAGCGGTCGCCCGCGGGCTGTCAGCCGATCTGGCGGTCGCGGCCCGCCCAGTACGGCGTGCGCAGTGCCTTCTTGTCGACCTTGCCGGCCGGGTTCACCGGCAGCGCGTCGACGACGTCGATGCTCTTCGGCGCTGGCACGCCGCCGAGCGCGCGCCTGACGTGACCGATCAGATCCGCCACCTCGGCGTGCTGACCGCCGCGCGGCACCACCACCGCGTGCACCGCCTCGCCCCACTTCGGGTCGGGGATCCCGAAGACCGCCGCCTGGGCGACCGCCGGGTGGGTCTGCAACACGTCCTCAACCTGCCGGGGGAAGACGTTGAAGCCGCCGCTGACGATCATGTCCTTCTTGCGGTCGACCAGGTAGAGAAAGCCGTCCGGGTCGAGGTAGCCGATGTCGCCGGTGTGCACCCAGCCGCCCCGCAGCGCCTCCGCGTTGCGCGAGGCGTCGAGGTAGCCCAGCATCTGGCCCAACTGGCGGGAGCAGATCTCCCCGATCTCCCCGACCGGAAGCTGCTCGTCCGCCTCGTTCTGGATACTCACCCGCACATAGGGCAGCGGACGGCCGGCGGAGGCCAGGCGGGCGGCACTGCCACCCTCGCCGAGCTGGTGGTCCTCCTTGCGCAGACAGGAGACGTAGCCCGGCTCGGTGCCCGCGTAGGTCTGCACGAAGATCGGCCCGAAGGCCTCCAGCGCCTCACGGAGCCGTTCCGGAGCGATCGGGGCACCGGCGTAGACCATCGTTCGCAGCGACGACAGATCGAACGCGGCGCGGCGCGGATGGTCCAGCAGCAGATAGACGATGGTCGGCACGACTGCCGTGGCGGTGATCTTCTCCCGCTCGACTGTCGCCAGCAGTGTGTCGACGTCGAGCCCGGGGAGCATCACGCTCGTCCCGCCGCGCAGGAAGGTCGGCATCACGAAGATCTGCGTGTAGTGGGTCAGCGGCGCGCCGTGCGCGAAGATCTCGCCGGGGCGGATGTCGCCGATCTCCAGCCCAGCGGTGATGCTGTAGTGCGCCCAGGTGAAGTGGGAGTTGACGACTCCCTTGGGTTCGCCG is a window from the Parafrankia irregularis genome containing:
- a CDS encoding enoyl-CoA hydratase/isomerase family protein, which encodes MGEAPITTLVRYQVDPSGVATVTLDDPATRNALGDALLDQLLDRLEQARADDAVRVVILASADDRVFSSGGNLKAFTDDSPLIEKYTALDRFPRLFRLLGGLGKPIICAANGDMLAGAFGLALACDLIIARDGVRFGCPEINVGVFPFMISALIYRSVPRAKANELMMTGRLISAAEAAGLHIVNAVVPAEGFGAEVDRWAGLVASRSPLLMRMGKNALDATRDLPLGAALDHLRGQLALACGTEDIREGVAAFREKREPRWSGR
- a CDS encoding ATP-binding protein, which gives rise to MTTIRKLLVANRGEIASRVFRTAREMDVATVAVFSDPDADAPFVAEADEAVRLPGATPAETYLRADLVLAAAQRTGADAVHPGYGFLSENAAFARACSQAGVIFVGPPAEAVEAMGSKATAKKIMAAAGVPVLPGLLVDAELRADEARLRAATADLAYPLLVKAVYGGGGRGMRIVTGPEELAGAVTSAYREAESAFGDGTVFLERYVERPRHIEVQVFADAHGEVVHLFERECSVQRRYQKILEEAPSVAVDDALRARLGDAAVTAARAVGYVGAGTVEFVLDRSGQFFFLEMNTRLQVEHPVTEMITGLDLVRAQIQVAEGAPLPDELRRARIDGHAVEARLYAEDPAAGFLPSAGTLLQFEVPDLPGVRVDSGVGAGSTVEVYYDPMLAKVIAHGPTREIATRRLAGALARSRIDGLATNRDLLVAILREGQFQAGDIDTGYLDRHDPAKLAAPVPDENRLVAHLAAAVLAEAEARRSQRMLLPTLPTGWRNVGNSPQVVRTEVDGSTIEVGYRRIHHRAPKPGSPDNADSPAGPESPESFDVWIDGRRAQVALHRVEARPDGSAAVSITVAGVRSLLQVGWHGPVAYVHGRGGTTVVRILPRFSEPGAVVAPGSLVAPMPGTVVRVAVDVGDNVSAGDVVLVLEAMKMEHTVTTPHQGVVREMTAAVGAVVEGGRLLAVIEPAPAPAQG
- a CDS encoding acyl-CoA carboxylase subunit beta, which translates into the protein MRTTTSAAGYTGHARVREGTVLTSRLDIGGEQYRVNRRAQLANLAELDAQLSAAIDGGGPRYRERHHARGRLLVRERIELLVDQDSPFLELSSLAGWGSEFTVGGSVVTGIGQVAGVEVVIIAHDPTVRGGTMNPFSLRKTLRALEIARRNRLPVVNLVESGGADLPNQADLFVQAGKIFHDLSELSAMGVPTIALVFGNATAGGAYVPGMCDYAVLVDGQAKVFLGGPPLVKMATGEDADGEQLGGAAMHARVSGLADHFALDEPDAIRIGRRIVSELNWRKLGPGPSLPVEPPRYDPDELLGIAPADFRIPFDPREVLARVVDGSRFGEYKPDYGTSLVTGWAAVHGFPVGVLANANGVLFSEEARKAAEFIQLANQVDTPLLFLQNTTGYMVGTAFEQGGIIKDGAKMINAVTNSTVPHLTINMAASFGAGNYGMSGRAYDPRFMFSWVGARCAVMGAAQLAGVLSIVGRAGAEAAGRPFDEAADATRRQAIERQIEAESHAFAMSGRVYDDGVLDPRDTRTVLAIALSAAHCAPVEGRRGYGVFRM
- a CDS encoding acyl-CoA dehydrogenase family protein is translated as MDFGESTELSALREAVAAIMTPYGGTYYTQRATAGVPTDEAWAALAESGFLGVNLPEEYGGGGGGIVELAAVCEEAAAAGCPLLLLLVSAAISGEVISRFGDDDQRRRWLPGLADGSHKIVFAITEPDAGSNTHRLATRAVRDGSDWVLDGQKYYISGFDEAAAVLVVARTDQQGAPGGQERTGGPGDAGGGDRTRLSLFLVPTDAPGLVAHPLPVSAGLPEKQFTLFFDGVRVPADALVGEEGDGFRQVFHGLNPERITGAALCVGIGRNALRRAAEYATSRRVWDTPIGTHQGVSHPLAVARIEVALAGLMTRKAAWQHDNGISAAEASNMAKYAAAEAAVGAVNQAIQTHGGNGMATEFGLVPLWGLARLLRIAPVSREMILNYVAQHSLGLPRSY
- a CDS encoding aldehyde dehydrogenase family protein codes for the protein MSTPHYRFYVDGEWVDSAQRLEIRNPATGDLVATVAKGSTDDVDRAVAAAKAAHEAGDWRRTPPEKRAALLHAVADRIEARLPELAALQTRENGATIRVTGALHLGLSIGQLRYLADLAKTYPFERPGPAIGPIPAEGVLRREPLGVVGAIVPWNIPLLVIVWKVAPALAAGNTVVLKPDEHAPLIALELARECEAAGLPPGVLNVVTGDGDPVGAHLCRHPDVRKVAFTGSTEVGKSILAASADTVKRVTLELGGKGPNIILDDADLDLAVDGALFAALANNGQACEAGTRLLVPSELHDEIVRRLVARAATLSLGDPLDPATDVGPVISARQRDRILGYLESALADGATIAFGGGVPSGPGFADGYWVEPTVVTGVSNQSRIVREEVFGPVLTVLPYDSVAQAVAIANDTDYGLSAGVWGRDEERALDVSRQLEAGMVYVNDWHVINPAYPFGGFKQSGLGREGGPNALDAYTEAKFISLDRSGGLENRAAFALVLGTPPTGAP
- a CDS encoding flavin reductase family protein; amino-acid sequence: MTTDSRQPVDEARFRDVVSRFASGVVVVTAQVDGQPVGLTCQSFTSLSLDPPMVLFCPSKTSTSWPVVAAAEAICINILSEGQDAISNGFARSGTDKFAGVAWSPLPNSAPALHGVAAHLGATVAEVYDGGDHHIVTCRVEFLRARDERDPLLYYRSRYRRLHAVD
- a CDS encoding AMP-binding protein, whose product is MWGTLPEVFDRACLHNANSTAIIDGDRRLTYRQMWRQANQVANGLVALGVGKGERVGLLLPNVAEFITTQHGIWKAGAVLVQMPARASASVHRSNLRQTAATTLIYHSQFDEVVAELLGDENEPTAVKHVIRLQAPGTNAGTETGSAPLPGSVGYLDVFGAQPGDTAPAVPLDEHDEAYVLFTSGSTGEPKGVVNSHFTWAHYSITAGLEIGDIRPGEIFAHGAPLTHYTQIFVMPTFLRGGTSVMLPGLDVDTLLATVEREKITATAVVPTIVYLLLDHPRRAAFDLSSLRTMVYAGAPIAPERLREALEAFGPIFVQTYAGTEPGYVSCLRKEDHQLGEGGSAARLASAGRPLPYVRVSIQNEADEQLPVGEIGEICSRQLGQMLGYLDASRNAEALRGGWVHTGDIGYLDPDGFLYLVDRKKDMIVSGGFNVFPRQVEDVLQTHPAVAQAAVFGIPDPKWGEAVHAVVVPRGGQHAEVADLIGHVRRALGGVPAPKSIDVVDALPVNPAGKVDKKALRTPYWAGRDRQIG